CGCATCTCCCCGTCCTGCTGGCTGGGTATCAGATGCTTCACGAGTAATTGTTGCCAGTTGAGCGCCATCAATTAGTGATAGTGTTGCAGCTAAGATGTCGATATTACCTCCCTTACCTACGCCTCCTGCTGACACTGTGCTGAGAATATCAGCATCTGCTAGAGTTACAGCATCGATTGCCTGCACTGTCACATTCCCCGCATTACCAAGTCCTGAAGTTGAGGCTGTAACTTGAGCGCGATCGCGTAATGATAAGGAACCAGAATTGATGCTAATGTTACTTCCATTGCCAACTGTACCCGTGGACACACTGCTCAAAATTCCACTGTTTCTTCCAGCAATATCAATAGCACCTGTAACATTAACATTGACATTCCCCGCATTACCAAGTCCTGAAGTTGAGGCTGTAACTTGAGCGCCATTTTGTAACGATAATGAACCAGAATCGATAGTAATGTTGCCCCCATTACCAAGTGACCCCAAACCCATAAGATTGCGAACATTACTCCCAGTGCCTGCAACTTTGATTGACTCGGTAGCATTGAGCGTAATATCTCCCCCAATTGTTTCAGGTGTCCCCAAACCTTCCCCAATACCAGCAGTTATTAGACTCCCTCCTAATATTTCTAAATTCCTGGCATTGACTGCAATATTACCGCCACCAGCCCCAGTTACAATTACACCTGCTTGATTGGTGAGGGATACCGAAGTTCGCGCAACATTATCAGGAAATATCAAGCTGAAACTATCCCCATTTACACCCAGAGCGACAGTCCCAGCTTGGGCCAATCCTCCTAACTCAACTCGTCCACCAAAAGCATTTAATCGTCCCCCATGATTCGTGACAAGTTAAGGTTTTTTAGGTTTTGTCAAGAGCAGTATAGAAGGACTCAAAAAGCTGAGAAACTAGTGATAGTGCATCTCTTGGTTCAAAACAATGCCAACCAAAAAACCGAGAAACCCTGACCATGTTCGTCGTCCCAATGCACCACTTGCAGATAATGAAGCAATTAGCGAACACTTAAAACACCTGCTAAGTCCAGCAATATACGCTCAAAGTGCCTATTATCGTAGCCTGGGATTACGCGATCGCGTACTCAATCTCACATTAATGGTCGCGGCAATATTGACACTTATTTGGAGACAAGTGCCATCAGTCGGAGAACTAACCCGAATGTTGGAACAGGAAGAATTGCTATGGGGAAAAACAGTTAGAATATCGCAGCAAGCCTTATCACAGAGGTTTCTTAGTTTTCCATCAGAACTATTTGAACGTGTTTTTCATGATTTGTTACCATTGCTGCGATCGCGTTGGGATGTTCGTGAAAAACGACCTCTACCAGCAGCAGTCAAATATGCACGGAACCATTTTGAGAATATATGGATTGCCGATGGGTCAACACTTGAAGCTTTGTTTCGTAAATTAGATAGCCTAAGCGATGTGCCACAAGGTAAGTTGGCTGGCAAGATATGTACGGTGATTGATTTGTTAACACGATTACCTGTACAAGTTTGGTTTCATACCAATCCATTGGCACACGATACTAATTTTCTCGATGATTTAATTAATATTGCTAGTGCTAAAACCTTGCTAGTTCTTGACCGTGGCTTTTATGATTTTGGTTTTTTCTTGCGCTTAATTGCCAAACAAGTTAATTTTATTACTCGTATTAAATCAAATGCAGCATTTGATGTTGAGCGGATTTTGAGCTACGACTACACATTTAGAGACCGTGTAATTTTCTTTAACACAGAAGATAAACACCAAAAAATATTACGTTTACGCTTAATCGAAGTCAAGCAAGGCAAAACTTGGTATGCCTATATTACCTCTGTTTTAGACCCTCAAATTCTTCCACCCTACGTCGTCGCTGACCTTTATGCAAGACGATGGAGAATTGAAGAAGCATTTAATACTGCTAAACGCTTGCTTCGATTAAGTTATCTATGGACTGGTTCAATTAATGGTGTCAAACTTCAAGTTTGGGCAACGCCGGTTATTTTACGCAGTTTTAATCGACCTTGCAGATGCTGTTGCTGACGAGCTAGCCCTTCCATTTGACCGCATTTCCTTAGGGAGATCCAATAAATAAATCAGCCCAGCCGTCGCTTTCGCCTTGAGGGCGAAAGCGCCTAGATATCTCGGTTTTGCCAAAAATATTATTGATACGGCTGGGCTGATTTATTCTTGGCAAGTGCCTTAGAGATGATTTTTCGCGGGCTTTATCATTTCAACCATGCTTACAACAAGGGTCGAACCACTGACCCGATTTTATTTTTTGCGGCTCCAGAGAATAAAAACCTTGATGTTGTAAAGACAATACGAAAAAAACCTCAAACCCTTGATTTATCGCCTTTTCCTTTACCCTTGACAATTCCTGCTTTTCCTTAACTTGTTACTAATCGTCCCCCATCCATGCTGACATTCCCACCCACCAGCAGTAAACTCTTACCATCTGGTACTCGTAAACCAAATGCGTTTAAACCTGCTGGGTCTGTTCCTGCGGGTGCTGCTGAGTTATTTTGAATTTCTCCGTTATGATTAATCTGATTAAACAGCAATGCTGAAGGATTAACAGTCAACAACTCTGAAGGGATATTTTTATCAGTAGCACTAAAAAATCCTCGATTTCCAAATTGCAGTGCATTCGCACTAGTCGCCACAAAGGAACCACCAACATTTAATGAAGCATTTTCACCAAATACAATTCCATTGGGATTTGTTAGAAATAGGTTAGCCGTACCCAACGTGCGAATTAACCCATCAATATCAATATTAGAAACTGATTCACCCGTTACTCGAGTAATTATATTTTGAATATCTAGAGCATTATTAAAAGAAGCAGTGCCACCAGTATTCACAGAAAACTCACCAAAACTGTGAAACAAATTACTTCCTGCTTGTGTTCCTCCAGTAATGTTAAAGGTGTCGCCCTCTCTTGTGACACTAGAGTTATTTGGTAAAGTGCCATCTGGAGTAATTTGAGCGTTCGCATAATCAGCATAATCAATGGTACAAAAGTTGACACCGACAGCGATAGCCGCTAAAGCACCCCAATGAGTAAAACCCAAACCTGACATTGCTTGCCTCCATGAATAGCAGCAGCAAACTTTAGTTAAGCATAAATCAAGTTACTAGGTATTTAATAGCTAGCAATTAGGCTACTAAGCTTTCACCCGAAAACTCCGGTTTTTCGCAAAAGATGGAAAATTTTACAAAACTTTACTTTATAAAGTTCTCAAGCCATCGCTCCCTTGGTAATGCCTGAGCAAGTGAGCGAACCAATAGCTCAGGCATTGCCGCCGTGTAAAATTTTATTTAGTTAAATATCTGCACTAGCTGATTGCTGCTGACGGGATCATATTGCGATCGCTACCTCTGCTACTCAACTAACGCCCCATCCACAACCGCAAATCCGATTGCGAAAATTTCGCCAACAGTTTCTTAATGACAGCTTGCTCTCGCAAAATGATTATCCTAGCACTCGTGCAAGATAACTTCCGGGAGCAATGCGAGGTTCATTCAATAATGAAGTTTTGTAATAATTTGAAGTTGCTGCGAAAATTATGGTTTTTGAGTTGATAACACAGTAGAGGGAAAACTTAAAAGGACGATTCGTCTAACACAAGGATCACAATGGTTAAAAATTTCAGAAAGAAAACTGTTTGCATACTAACCGCAATTCTGGGATGCATAGTTCTGTCGCCAAAATTAGCTTTTTCACAAACTCTTTCAGTTTCAGAATCTACTAAAAATATTACAGGGACTTGGGAATTCGCAAGTCGTAATGGAGTTGGAGGTCCAAATGCTAACGTTTTACGAATAAACCACAATACAAGCACTAATGTAATTACAGGACGCATTTATAATACTCCAACAAATCCTGGACAGTGCATTCAAGGTTATTATCTTCCGACTCCACGTCGGATTGTATTTATACGTAAAGCAACTTTAGATTGTACAAGTCCTGCAATTCAGTTTTATCATGGCTCGGTTTATTATAATGGTGAATCTATGGGGTTTGAATTTCATTCATGGGATTCTTCAGGTAGTGCTTTGCCTTTACCAGAAACTGGAGTAGATGCCAACGCTTATGTGATAAAGGTTAGTAATACGCCCTAAAACTTTAACCTTGAATTTCTTCATTTTTTTCAGAGAAATCGCAATCGCTTCCACTAACTGAACCGCCTTCCCAAGTGCTAACTCTGTTTGTCCAGTAGGCAATTGTCTTTTATAAAGAAGGCGATGTGCAACTTAATATTCTGACCTAATTTCAATTCTTTTATCCTTGCATAAGAGAAGCTTTTACAGCACTTTGCAAGTAAATCAAGTAACCTCTCCACAACTCTCATCAATACATCGGGGAGGGTGCGTGAGTGCCCGTGTGGGTTATTTTTCTACCTCATCAACTTGAATCTGCTGTAATTTCCCCCATTCTATATAAGGGTTGAGGGTTGATGGGGTAATTTTGAGTAAAAGTTGCATACGGCATGAGTTTATCTGCCAGAACAAAAGCATTGCCAAACAAAACCAATTTAACGCTCAAGGAGAAAAAACTAGTGAAACCTAAGTTTAAAAAGCGCACAGCGATCGCAGTTGGCTTTGTCGGATCGGTGTTATGGGGAACAACTTGCATTTTAGAAAATCAAAATGCTATTGCACAAGTTGCAGGGGGAATGTTTATAGTAAACGAACTGTCAAAGAAGTGCCTTGATGTAGCTGGAAATACTGGTTCTGGCGTAGTTAATGGTACGCAATTGGTACTTAATGAATGCGAAATATCTGGATTTAATAGTTCTGGTGGAATTACAGATCAGAAATGGGAATTTATCCGTGGGGGATTTATCAAAAATAAATTATCCAACAAATGTATTGATGTCGTAGGAAAACCTGGCACAACTAATTTTTTGCTATTGCAACTTAATGAATGCGAAACATCTGGATTTAGTAGTCCTGGGGTAGCCACAGACCAAAGGTGGGAATACATTGGTGCAGGATTTATCAGAAATGGATTATCCAACAGATGCATTGATGTAGGAGGAGATGCTGCCACAGCTAATAATAAGATATTGCAACTTTATGATTGCGAACTATCTGGATTTAGCCCCGGTTCTGGCAAACCCTCTGATCAGAGGTGGGGGTGGCAACCAAGCCCTTAAGAGATTAAGGGGTAGGGTGCAATGATTGTGGGAATCATAACTAATTATCCGAACATGATATTCATTACGAATAACAAATTAGTATGATTCCTCGTGTCATTACATTGCGTTGCACCATTCATTGTCTGCAACTGTTTACTTCTGCGCTGGACTTTTCGCCAAAAGCTACTTGACAACATACTCATATTTATTTCCCAAATTAATTGTCAGCAGATTTTGCAGAACTACAAGTAACTGGTGACTGCTGCCAGTTTTTGTGGGGAGTGCCAGTAGATGCGTTGGCTGTAAGTACTATCTCACCTTTAGTATTAGTTCCCCACCCAGTAGCTTCGACAATCGGTGCTGGTGGTGTGGGGATAGGGGGATTTTCTTTGATAGTTTGCTGAGAGTTAATATCATTGCTTGGGCCCAGAGTTGCCCACTCTGGTCGAACTATATTGCTACTAAAAGCTTCTCTGGGGTTAGGAGGTAAACCACCGCGTCCAGTGATAATAAAGCTGTTCTGAGCATAACCTGGACTGTAACAGCCCTGCGCTATCTGAGTGTCTACAGCTACTGTGGGTAGCGCAACTAAGCCACTGTTGGGGTCGATACCAGGTGTGTTTAGTTCTACAGTGCCTTGTGTACCAAATTCTGAACTAGCAGTAATGTCACTCAAGGGAGTTGAACTTTCACGAAACTCAATACCATAAATGCCATTCGCTTTGATATTTACTCTCCCACCCGCACCTGTAAAAGCATTGGCAGCAATGTCACTATTTTCATTAGGCACGGCAACGATAAAGCCCGACGGAACATCAATATTAATGTTGCCACCATCGCCACCAGCTTCTGCCGTACCTGCGGTGGTAGAGATTTGAGCGCCACGACGCAGAAGGAGTAAATCAGTTTGTAAGTTGATATCGCCACCGTTACCCGATGCAGATTCGGCGTTGAGTCTGCCACTGTTGTCTAGGGTAATTCTAGGTGAGGTGACGATAATATCTCCAGCAGTACCCGTTGGACTTTGGGAGTTAACGAACAAGCCACTGTTAAAGTTTGAACTCTTGCCAGAAATGTTGACTTGAGCAGCAGCATTAACTTTGATTGTGCCTGCATTGCCTTGTCCAAGGGTTTCGGCAGAAAGTTGAGCACCATCACGTAATGAGAAGGAACCAGAATCGATAGCAATGTTGCCACCATTGCCAACTGTCCCAGTTTGCACCAAGCTAAAAATCCCACTTGCAAAATCATTTTTCTCTCCACTAATATCAACAGCGTCAGTAACATTAATGTTGACATTCCCCGCATCCCCCCGTCCTGCTGGCTGGGTATTAGATGCGTTACGAGTAGCGGTTAGCAGTTGAGCACCATTAACTAATGAAAGTGTTGCAGCATTGATGTTGATATTGCCTCCTTTACCTACGCCTCCTGGTTCCACCGTGCTAAGGATAGCAGTTAGTTGACCTGCAAGAGAAACAGCATCTCGTGCCCGCACTATTACATTCCCCGCATTTCCAAGTCCTGAAGTTGAGGCTTGAAGTCCAGTGCGCTCGCGTAATGAGAAGGAACCAGAATCGATAATAATGTTACCCCCATTGCCAACTGTCCCTGTATCCAAATTGCTGAGAATGCCACTGGGAAAACCATTTTTCTCGCTAGTAATATCAACAACCCCAGTAACATTAATATTGACATTCCCCGCATCCCCCCGTCCTGCTGGCTGGGTAGCAGATGCACCACGAGTCAAGGTTTGCAATTGAGCGCCATCTTTTAGCGAGAGGGTTGCAGCGTTAATATCGATATTACCTCCTTCACCTACACCTCCAGCTTCCACCGTGCTGAGAATCTTAGCATCTGCAAGAGAAACAGCATCTCGTGCCCGCACTGTTACATTCCCCGCATTCCCAAGTCCTGAAGTTGAGGCTTGAAGTCCAGTGCGCTCGCGTAATGAGAAGGAACCAGAATCGATAGTAATGTTACCCCCATTGCCAACTGCCCCTGTCTCCACCGAGCTAGCAATTGCACTGGATAAACCGTTTTTCTCCCCAGCAATATCAACTGACCCAGTAACATTAATATTGACATTCCCCGCATCCCCCCGTCCTGCTGGCTGGGTAGCAGATGCACCACGAGTAATAGTTAACAGTTGAGCGCCATCTTTTAGCGAGAGGGTTGCAGCATTAATATCGATATTACCTCCCTTACTTACACCTCCAGCTTCTACTGTGCTAAGAATGTTAGCATCTGCAATAGAAACAGCATCTTGTGCCCGCACTTTTACATTCCCCGCATTCCCAAGTCCTGAAGTTGAGGCAGAAAGTTGAGCGCTGTCTCGTAATGAGAAGTCACCAGAATCGACAGTAATGTTACCCCCATTGCTAACTGTCCCCGTGGACACACTACTGAAAATCCCACTCTTCAAACCATTTTTCTCCCCAGCAATATCAACTGACCCAGTAACATTAATATTGACATTCCCCGCATCCCCCCGTCCTGCTGGCTGGCTATCAGATGCACTACGAGTTATGGTTAACAGTTGAGCGCCATCTTTTAGCGAGAGGGTTGCAGCATTAATATCGATATTACCTCCCTTACTTACACCTCCAGCTTCTACTGTGCTGAGAATGTTAGCATCTGCAATAGAAACAGCATTTTGTGCCCGCACTGTCACATTTCCCGCATCCCCTTGTCCTAATGTTGAGGCAGAAAGTTGAGCGCCGTCTTGTAATGAGAAGTCACCAGAATCGATAGTAATGTTACCCGCATTGCTAACTGTCCCAGTTTCCGCTCTGCTGCTAATACCACTTGCAAAACCGTCTTTCTCGCCAGTAATATCAACAGTACCTGTTACTTTCACATTGACATTGCCTGCATTTCCCCGTCCTGCTGGTTGGGTATCAGATGCTTCACGAGTAATGGTTAGCAGTATACCACCATCAATTAGTGATAATCTTGCAGCATTGATGTCGATATTGCCACCTTTACCGACACCTCCAGGTTGTACCGTGCTGAAGATATAAGCATTATCTGCAAGAGAAACAGCATCTCGTGCCCACACTGTCACATTCCCCGCATTCCCAAGTCCTGAAGTTGAAGCTTCAAATCGAGCGCTATCAGTAAGCGACAGTGTTGCAGCATTGATGTCGATATTGCCACCCTTACCGACACCCCCAGCTTCCACCGTGCTGAAGATGGCAGTATTATCAGTAAGGAAAACAGCATCTCGTGCCCACACTGTCACATTCCCTGCATTCCCTTGTCCAAGGGTTGAGGCTGCAAGTTGAGCGCTATTTTGTAACGAAAAGGAACCAGAATCGATAGTAATATTACCCCCATTCCCTTGTGACCCTAAGCGCACAAGATTGAGAACTATACTCCCGCCAGCAACTTTGATTTCTCCGGTAGCATTCAGTGTAATATCTCCCCCAATTGTTTCAGGTGTCCCCAAACCTTGCCCAATGCCAGCACTTAGGACGGTTCCTCCTAAAATCTCTAGATTCTTGGCATTTACTGCAATATCATCACCACCAGCCCCTTCTACATATATTGCAGCTTGATTGGTGAGGGATACCTCAGAGCGCGTCACATTCTCAGGAAATCTCAAGCGGAGATTATCGCCATCTACACCCAGCGCTACAGTACCAGGTTCGCCCAACCCTCCTAACTCAACTCGTCCGCTATAAGCATTTAATTGTCCCCCATTCATGCTGACATTACCACCCACCAGCAGTAAGCTCTTACCATTTGGTACTCGTAAACCAAATGCATTAAAGCCTGCCAAATCTGTTCCTGCAAATGCAACTGAGTTATTTTGAATCGTTGCGTTTTGATTAATCTGATTAAACAGCAATGCTGAAGGATCAATAGTCAACAACGGCGAGGGGATATTTTTATCAGTAGCGCTAAAAAATCCTCGATTTCCAAATTGCAGAGCATTCGCTGTACTCGCCACAAATGAACCACCAATATTTAATTGAGCATTCTGACCAAATACAATTCCATTGGGATTAATTAGAAACAGGTTAGCCGTACCCAACGTGCTGATTATCCCATCAATATTAGAAACTGAGCCACCTGTAACTCGACTAATAATATTTTGAATATCTAGAGGATTATTAAAGGAAGCAATACCACCAGTATTCACAGAAAACTCACCAAAACTGTGAAACAAATTACTTCCTGCTTGTGTTCCTCCAGTAATGTTAAAGGTGTCGCCCTCTCTTGTGACACTAGAGTTATTTGGTAAAGTGCCATCTGGAGTAATTTGAGCGTTCGCATAATCAGCATAATCAATGGTACAAAAGCTGACACCGAAAGCGATAGTTACTAAAGCACCCCAATGAGTAAAACCCAAACCTGACATTGCTTGCCTCCATGAATAGCAGCAGCAAACTTTAGTTAAGCATAAATCAAGTTACTAGCTATTAATTAGGCTATTAGGTTTTTGCCTGAAAACTCCGGTTTTTTGCAAGAACTTGAATGATTTACAAAACTTTATAAAGTAAAGTTCTGAAGCTACCGCTCACGCTACTCCTCCCACTCAATCAACTCCCCATCCACAATCGCAATTCCCCACTGCGGAAACTTCGCTAACAATTTCTTGATCACAATCTGCAAAGCCGGATCATCCCAGCACTCCTGCAAAAAATCAAACCCCGGATTCTGCCCCGAATTTCCCGCAACTTTCAGCTTCTGCATCCGCTCCGGTCGCAGATTTGACCTTGCAACAATCGCCTCATGTGACCATTTTTCAGGATTTGGTACAGGAGCGACGGAACTTTCACCCTCATGATCCGCTTTGACTTCTCCACCCGAAACTGAACTTTCAGTCATTAACTCAGCAGAGGGGCGACTCGGTTCTATTTTCTGATCTGCGATCGCAGAATTTAGAGATTTTTCATTTTGAGCGACGGACGCGGCGGAACAAGCACCTTCATGACAGTCTCTCGGCTCAACACCAGAGACTTGGTTTTCAGCGAACAACGTTCGCGCAGCGTCTCGTAGAGAAGCAGATTGACTCGGTGCAGCTTCCACAAGCGCCAGCGTCGTACACTCTGTTACCGCAGGTAACTCTTCCTCCAACTCTTCCACGCTTTGAACAAACTGAGGCGAAGCGCCCCCCAAGGGCGCACTCGCCGTTTCCTCCTCACGCGAATTTCGTGTAAGCGTGTCAGAGGAACATCTCACCAACTCATTTGATGAGTTGGTGAGATGTTCCTGAGTAGTTCGTGAGGGTTTTTGAAACCCTTGCTCTGAGTCACTTTGACTTGAAATAGATGCTTTGTACAAAGCACGCATTTCTTCAGGGGCAGCATCTATCTCTGAAATCTCAGCATTTAGTTCTTGTTTTTCAGCATTTGATTCTCGTTTTTGAGAATTTGGTTCTTGTTTTTCAGCATTGGCTTTCTCCCAAAATTCCTTCATCCGACTGCCATGCAAATTTTTCACCATCCAGCTAGCCGTTTCTCGCCCATCCTGAATCGATTTGTCGGGTTTGAAAATGAATAGCCCACTGTCGGAGAGAATTTTCTTTGCAGAGATAAAAGTACTGTACCCCAAACCACTTGTTAGCGGCATCCACCGAGAACCGTAGGGGTCAGCCGTCCAGCATTCTTGCCACAATTGCGTAACTGAGGGCTTTTGCTGCGAAGCCCACAGCATATCTTCTATGGGAATAATCACATGAAGCCTTTTATATGGCGACTGTGCTTTAGTAGCAGCAGCCTTTTTGGGTTTGGGTCTTGTAATAGTTGCGGTCATTTTACAATCTCAATTTTATGTTGGCGCGCGGAAATTTGCCCCACTGTGATGCAGGGCTTGGTAGTTGCATTTATTTGTCTAAAAAGTTACCGATACACTGGAAACTTATTGAGGTTGCCAGAATCGCAACTCGTTCCGAAAATACCTGCTTGTTTTTTTACCTTCATTCTTCCAGTGATCCCAAGCAACCAGCACCTCCTCTTCGCCCAAATCCTCCACAACTTCACCTCTAGCTAGATATAAGGTGTAGTAGGGATCAGCATAAGCAACGATAGAACCGACTTGGATCACGGGAGGTTGAGA
This Nostoc flagelliforme CCNUN1 DNA region includes the following protein-coding sequences:
- a CDS encoding two-partner secretion domain-containing protein; translation: MSGLGFTHWGALVTIAFGVSFCTIDYADYANAQITPDGTLPNNSSVTREGDTFNITGGTQAGSNLFHSFGEFSVNTGGIASFNNPLDIQNIISRVTGGSVSNIDGIISTLGTANLFLINPNGIVFGQNAQLNIGGSFVASTANALQFGNRGFFSATDKNIPSPLLTIDPSALLFNQINQNATIQNNSVAFAGTDLAGFNAFGLRVPNGKSLLLVGGNVSMNGGQLNAYSGRVELGGLGEPGTVALGVDGDNLRLRFPENVTRSEVSLTNQAAIYVEGAGGDDIAVNAKNLEILGGTVLSAGIGQGLGTPETIGGDITLNATGEIKVAGGSIVLNLVRLGSQGNGGNITIDSGSFSLQNSAQLAASTLGQGNAGNVTVWARDAVFLTDNTAIFSTVEAGGVGKGGNIDINAATLSLTDSARFEASTSGLGNAGNVTVWARDAVSLADNAYIFSTVQPGGVGKGGNIDINAARLSLIDGGILLTITREASDTQPAGRGNAGNVNVKVTGTVDITGEKDGFASGISSRAETGTVSNAGNITIDSGDFSLQDGAQLSASTLGQGDAGNVTVRAQNAVSIADANILSTVEAGGVSKGGNIDINAATLSLKDGAQLLTITRSASDSQPAGRGDAGNVNINVTGSVDIAGEKNGLKSGIFSSVSTGTVSNGGNITVDSGDFSLRDSAQLSASTSGLGNAGNVKVRAQDAVSIADANILSTVEAGGVSKGGNIDINAATLSLKDGAQLLTITRGASATQPAGRGDAGNVNINVTGSVDIAGEKNGLSSAIASSVETGAVGNGGNITIDSGSFSLRERTGLQASTSGLGNAGNVTVRARDAVSLADAKILSTVEAGGVGEGGNIDINAATLSLKDGAQLQTLTRGASATQPAGRGDAGNVNINVTGVVDITSEKNGFPSGILSNLDTGTVGNGGNIIIDSGSFSLRERTGLQASTSGLGNAGNVIVRARDAVSLAGQLTAILSTVEPGGVGKGGNININAATLSLVNGAQLLTATRNASNTQPAGRGDAGNVNINVTDAVDISGEKNDFASGIFSLVQTGTVGNGGNIAIDSGSFSLRDGAQLSAETLGQGNAGTIKVNAAAQVNISGKSSNFNSGLFVNSQSPTGTAGDIIVTSPRITLDNSGRLNAESASGNGGDINLQTDLLLLRRGAQISTTAGTAEAGGDGGNINIDVPSGFIVAVPNENSDIAANAFTGAGGRVNIKANGIYGIEFRESSTPLSDITASSEFGTQGTVELNTPGIDPNSGLVALPTVAVDTQIAQGCYSPGYAQNSFIITGRGGLPPNPREAFSSNIVRPEWATLGPSNDINSQQTIKENPPIPTPPAPIVEATGWGTNTKGEIVLTANASTGTPHKNWQQSPVTCSSAKSADN
- a CDS encoding IS4 family transposase produces the protein MPTKKPRNPDHVRRPNAPLADNEAISEHLKHLLSPAIYAQSAYYRSLGLRDRVLNLTLMVAAILTLIWRQVPSVGELTRMLEQEELLWGKTVRISQQALSQRFLSFPSELFERVFHDLLPLLRSRWDVREKRPLPAAVKYARNHFENIWIADGSTLEALFRKLDSLSDVPQGKLAGKICTVIDLLTRLPVQVWFHTNPLAHDTNFLDDLINIASAKTLLVLDRGFYDFGFFLRLIAKQVNFITRIKSNAAFDVERILSYDYTFRDRVIFFNTEDKHQKILRLRLIEVKQGKTWYAYITSVLDPQILPPYVVADLYARRWRIEEAFNTAKRLLRLSYLWTGSINGVKLQVWATPVILRSFNRPCRCCC
- a CDS encoding RICIN domain-containing protein gives rise to the protein MKPKFKKRTAIAVGFVGSVLWGTTCILENQNAIAQVAGGMFIVNELSKKCLDVAGNTGSGVVNGTQLVLNECEISGFNSSGGITDQKWEFIRGGFIKNKLSNKCIDVVGKPGTTNFLLLQLNECETSGFSSPGVATDQRWEYIGAGFIRNGLSNRCIDVGGDAATANNKILQLYDCELSGFSPGSGKPSDQRWGWQPSP
- a CDS encoding beta strand repeat-containing protein; translation: MAQAGTVALGVNGDSFSLIFPDNVARTSVSLTNQAGVIVTGAGGGNIAVNARNLEILGGSLITAGIGEGLGTPETIGGDITLNATESIKVAGTGSNVRNLMGLGSLGNGGNITIDSGSLSLQNGAQVTASTSGLGNAGNVNVNVTGAIDIAGRNSGILSSVSTGTVGNGSNISINSGSLSLRDRAQVTASTSGLGNAGNVTVQAIDAVTLADADILSTVSAGGVGKGGNIDILAATLSLIDGAQLATITREASDTQPAGRGDAGNVNVNVTGIVNISGEKNGIQSGIGSFVGTGTVGNGGNITINSGSLSLSDGAQLSASTSGLGNAGTIKVNAAQVNISGKSSNINSGLFVNSQSTTGTARDIIVTSPRVTLDNSSGLNAESSSGNGGNISLQTDLLLLRGGAQIPTSAGTAQVGGDGGNISINTSGILIAVKPVPEPTLPLSVFALTVFYAAWRLKRKQEQTHELKA
- a CDS encoding filamentous hemagglutinin N-terminal domain-containing protein, producing the protein MSGLGFTHWGALAAIAVGVNFCTIDYADYANAQITPDGTLPNNSSVTREGDTFNITGGTQAGSNLFHSFGEFSVNTGGTASFNNALDIQNIITRVTGESVSNIDIDGLIRTLGTANLFLTNPNGIVFGENASLNVGGSFVATSANALQFGNRGFFSATDKNIPSELLTVNPSALLFNQINHNGEIQNNSAAPAGTDPAGLNAFGLRVPDGKSLLLVGGNVSMDGGRLVTS